GGAAGGCCCGCATCGGGGTGACCGTGACGGTCTCGGCACGGTCGAAGACCGACATGCGGGTCATGCACAGCAGCCGGGGCCGGCCGTTGATCTCCGCACTGCACGAGCCGCACTTGCCGGCCTTGCAGTTCCAGCGCACCGCGAGGTCCGGCGCCTGGGTCGCCTGCAGCCGGTGGATGATGTCGAGGACGACCTCGCCGTCGTGGACCTCGACCGTGAAGTCCTCCAGGCCCCCGCCGTCCCCGTCGCCCCGCCAGACCCTGAACCGAGCGTCGTACGTGCTCATTCGTACAGCTCCTCTTCGGCGAGGTACTTGACCAGCTCCTCCTTCTCGAAGAGGGCGAGCAGGTCGGGGCGGATGGGCTCGGCGGTCTTCCGCGCGAGGTCGATCTGGCCGCGTACCGGATCGGCAGGCGGTGCGCCGGGCTCCACCGGCCCGAAGGACGGCGAGCGGTCGGCGAGCCGGCACAGCAGATTGATCCGGCGCCACTCCCGCTCCATCGCGGGGTTGTCCTCGCGGGTGTGGCCCCCGCGGCTCTCGGTGCGCTCCAGTGCGGATCGGGCGATGCACTCGCTGACCAGCAGCATGTTGCGCAGGTCCAGGGCGAGGTGCCAGCCGGGGTTGAACTGGCGGTGCCCCTCCACGCCCGCCCGCCGGGCCCGTACCCGGAGTTCGGCGAGCTTCTTCAGCGCCTGCGCCATCTCGGACTCCCGCCGGATGATGCCGACGAGGTCGTTCATCGTCTGCTGGAGCTCCTGGTGGAGGGTGTACGGGTTCTCCGGCGGGGTGTCCGGCTCGGGCCCCTCGGCGCTGAACGGGCGCAGCGCCTCGGCCGCCGCCGCGTCGATCTGCTCCCCGTCGACGGCGGGCAGTCGCCCGGCGAGGCCCGCGGCGTACTCCGCGGCGTGCAGTCCGGCGCGCCGGCCGAAGACCAGCAGGTCCGAGAGCGAGTTGCCGCCCAGGCGGTTGGAGCCGTGCATACCGCCCGCGACCTCGCCCGCCGCGTACAGGCCGGGCACCCCGACCGCGGCCGCCGTGTCCGAGTCGACCGCGATACCGCCCATCACGTAGTGGCAGGTCGGCCCGACCTCCATGGCCTCCGCGGTGATGTCCACGTCCGCCAGCTCCTTGAACTGGTGGTACATGGACGGCAGCCGGCGCCTGATCACCTCGGCGGGCATCCGGGTGGAGACGTCCAGGAACACCCCGCCGTGCGGTGAGCCGCGGCCCGCCTTCACCTCGGCGTTGATGGCCCGGGCGACCTCGTCGCGGGGGAGCAGTTCGGGGGGACGCCGGTTGTTGTCCGGGTCCTCGTACCAGCGGTCGCCCTCCTCCTCCGACTCCGCGTACTTCTCCTTGAAGACGTCGGGGACGTAGTCGAACATGAACCGCTTGCCCTCGGAGTTGCGCAGCACCCCGCCGTCGCCGCGCACCGACTCGGTGACGAGGATGCCCTTCACCGAGGGCGGCCAGACCATCCCGGTCGGGTGGAACTGCACGAACTCCATGTTCAGCAGCGGCGCCCCGGCCAGCAGCGCCAGCGCGTGCCCGTCGCCGGTGTACTCCCAGGAGTTGGAGGTCACCTTGAAGGACTTGCCGATGCCTCCGGTGGCCAGGACGACCGCGGGCGCCTCCAGCACGAAGAAGCGGCCGGACTCGCGCTCGTAGCAGAACGCGCCCGAGACCCGGTCGCCGTCCTTGAGCACCCGGGTCACCGTGCACTCCTGGAAGATCTTCAGCCGGGCCTCGTAGTCGCCGAACTCCCGCTCGTCCTCCTGCTGGAGCGAGACGATCTTCTGCTGGAGGGTACGGATCAGCTCCAGCCCGGTCCGGTCGCCGACGTGCGCCAGCCGCGGGTACTCGTGGCCGCCGAAGTTGCGCTGGGAGATCTTCCCGTCCCCGGTGCGGTCGAAGAGCGCACCCCAGGTCTCCAGTTCCCAGACCCGGTCGGGGGCCTCCTGGGCGTGCAGCTCCGCCATCCGCCACTGGTTGAGGAACTTGCCGCCGCGCATGGTGTCGCGGAAGTGGACCTGCCAGTTGTCGCGGGGGTTCACATTGCCCATGGAGGCGGCGATCCCGCCCTCCGCCATCACGGTGTGGGCCTTGCCGAACAGGGACTTGCAGATGACGGCGGTGCGAGCGCCCGCCTCACGCGCCTCGATGGCGGCCCGAAGCCCCGCCCCACCCGCGCCCACGACGACAACATCCCACTGCTGCCGTTCGAGCTCAGTCATCGGTGAGCACCTTTCCCCTAGAAGAAGCGCGGATCGGCGAAGGCGCCGGAGGCGAGCAGATAGACGTAGAAGTCGGCGAGCGCGACGCTGATCAGCGACGCCCAGGCGAGCAGCATGTGACGTTCGTTCAGCCTGCCGACGAAGCCCCACAGCCGGTAGCGCACCGGGTGTTTGGAGAAGTGCCGCAGCCGGCCGCCGATGATGTGCCGGCAGGAGTGGCAGGACAGGGTGTACGCCCAGATCAGCACGATGTTCACCAGGAACACCAGGGTGCCGAGGCCCATATGGCCCCAGGCATAGGTCTCGTCGCGGAAGGCGAGGACCGTGTCGTAGGTGAGGATGACCGCCACCGGCAGCGCCGCGTAGAAGAAGTAGCGGTGCATGTTCTGCAGGATCAGCGGGAAGCGGGTCTCACCCGTGTACTTCGCGTGCGGCTCGGCGACCGCGCAGGCCGGTGGCGAGGCCCAGAAGCCCCGGTAGTAGGCCTTGCGGTAGTAGTAGCAGGTCAGCCGGAAGCCCAGTGGGAAGATCAGGATCAGCAGGGCGGGGGACAGGCCCCACCAGCTGCCGAAGATCTCCCAGTTGGGGCCGCCCTTCATCGGGACGCAGTTCTCGGCCAGACAGGGCGAGTAGAACGGCGAGACATAGGGTGCCGCGTAGTAGTCGCTGTTCGCGAAGGCCCGCCATGTCGAGTAGACGATGAAGGCGAGCAGACCGGCGGCGGTCGCGGCGGGCGCGAGCCACCAGCGGTCGGTCCTGAGGTGGCGGGTGGCGATGGCGGCGCGCGTGGCGCCGCGTACGCCGGTGTCGGTATGAGGTTCGGTGCCTGTGGCCAACGAAGCTCCTAGGGCGCGTGCCGGTCGCGCGCACCCAGGCCTTCGTCGTCCGAGTCCGTCCACAGCGAACTGTCGTACGGGGTGTCGGGAATGGTGACCAGGTCTTTCGGGCGGTCGGCCGGCTGGGTCCGGGATGCGTCCCCGCGCTTGGGCGCGAGGCTCCGCTCCAGCCGTTCGACCGTGCGGGTCAGGTCGTCGAGACGGCGTTTGACGTCCGTCAACTCGTCCTGCAGGGACATGAACTGCCCTCACTTCCGCGGTCGCGGTGGCATGCGGGTGTCTGGGGCTTTCCCCCAGAGGGCTGTGTGCGCCTGCGAGTGTCGCGCGTCACGTCCCCGCTTGTGAAGGCGTGTGCACCGATTCGGCGGTACGCGCCACCCGTTAGGGGCTTTCCGTTGGGCCGCACGGGTGGGGTTTCGGACCGCTCCGCCGTGTCGGCGTCGCAGCCCGCCCTCCGTCCTTTTCAGTGTAGGCGCAATAGGTGTGATCATCGCCAGAATCCACCGGATGCCCAATCAATCGGACGAAGGGGTACATGTCATGTCCGAGGTCGACGCCCCGCGCGGGAGGGCATGCTCCCGTACGCCGCGCCTCCGCACCCCCGGTGACCGGTCCGGCCGCACCCTGCCCGGCCGCACCCGCACCCTGCGCTCGGTGGCACTGCTCACCAGCGGTGTGCTGGTCCTGCCGGTGCTGGCCGGCTGCACGTCCGGGGAAGACGGCTCCGGCGCCGTGGCGGTCCCCTCGGACATCGGCCACACCGGGCGCGACCGCATCGAGAAGGGCGGCACCCTGCGCTGGGCCGTCGACTCCGCACCCACGACGCTCAACGCCTTCCAGGCCGACGCGAACAGCGCCACCGGCCGGGTCACCGGAGCCGTCCTCCCCTCGCTCTTCACGCTGGACCAGCGCGGCCGCCCGCAGCTCAACCCCGACTACCTGGAATCGGCCGAACTCGTCGACCGCGAACCCAAGCAGGTCGTCCTCTACAAGCTCAACCAGGAGGCGGTCTGGACCGACGGGAGGGAGATCGGCGCGCCGGACTTCGTCGCCCAGTGGCGGGCGCTCAGCGGCAAGGACACGGCGTACTGGACCGCGCGCAACGCGGGTTACGAGCGGATCGAGAAGATCGAGCGGGGCAAGAGCGACCTGGAGGTCCGGGTCACCTTCGCCCGGCCGTACGCCGACTGGCGGTCGCTGTTCTCCCCGCTCTACCCGAAGGAGACGATGGGCACCCCGGCGTCCTTCAACGACGGGGCCCGCTCGGAACTCCCGGTGACCGCGGGGCCCTTCGCCCTGCAGAAGCTCGACGGCGAGGAGGGCACCGTCACCCTCGTCCGCAACCCGCGCTGGTGGGGGGATCCGGCCAAGCTCGACTCGATCGTGCTGCGGGCCGTGCCGCGCGACCGGCGCGCCGCGGCCCTCGCCACCGGCGACGTCGATATCGCCGAGATCGACCGGGGCGTCGCGGACCGTATCGCGGTGGCGCACAAGGACCCGGAGGGCGGGAGCGGCGGCAGCGGTCCGGGCGCCGCGTCCGCGACGGCCGGGGAATCCGGCGGAGGCTCGGAGCAGGAACGTTCCGCCGGAGCCGCCGGAGCCGCCGGAGCCGCCGGAGCCGCCGGAGCCGCCGGGGAGACCGCGGACGGCGGCGGGCCGCTGGCGCGGGGGCGCGGCGACGCCGGGCCGACCAGGTTCAGCAGCGAGCAGACCGGGCTGCGCGGATTCGTGGTCCGCAAGTCCCTGGAGCCCGCCTACACCCAGCTCGCCCTCAACGGGGAGTCCGGACCGCTCGCGGACGAGCGGGTACGGCGTGCGGTGGCCCGGGCGCTGGACCGCCGGGCACTCGCCGAGACCGTACTGAAGCCCCTGGGGCTGCCCGCGAAGCCCGTCGGCAGCCATCTCGCGCTCGCCGGGCAGCCCGCCTACGCGGACAGCAGCGGTGCGCTCGGCGGCCAGGACACCGAGGAGGCCCAGGCACTGCTCGCCGACGCGGGCTGGACCCCGGAGGGCGCCCGGGCGGCGGATTCAGGTACCAAGGCGGGTCCCGAGCAGAGCCCCGCCGCCGGGAGCCCGGCGGCGCAGAGTCCGGCCGTGCAGAGTCCGGCGGCGCAGAGTCCGGCCGTGCATGGTCCGGCGGCGCAGAGTCCGGCGGCGCAGAGTCCGGCCGCAGGGAGCCCGGCGCAGGAGGGCGGCCCGGCGGCGCAGGGTCCGGCCGCACAGGGTCCGTCCGCGCCGAGCGCCGGTGTGCGGGGTCCGTCCGCGCCGAGTCCCGGTGTGCAGGGTCCGTCGGCGGCCGGCGCCCCGGCCCCGGGCGCGCCGCAGAGCCCGCCGGCCGCGGGTGCTGCCGGCGCCGGGTCCGCCGACGGCGCGGCGGCCCCCGGCGGCGGCGGTGACGACAAGCCCGGTGCCCGCGGTCCCGTGGCGCTTCCCGGCGGCAGCGACGGGGACAAGGCGATGCCCGAGGCGTACGGCAGGGAAGGTGGGGTCGCGGGCGCCTACGCACCGGTCGGTACCAGGGCCCCGGGCCGGAACCCGGTCGCGGGACCGCTCGGCAAGGACGGCCAGCCGCTCAACCTGCGCTTCGTCCTCCCCTCGGGCCCGGGATCCGAACCGCTGCGCACGGTCGCCGACCGCATCCGCACGATGCTGGACCGAATCGGGATCAGCACGGAGGTGAAGAAGGTCGCCGACGAATCCTTCTTCAAGGACCACATCGCCTCGGGGCACTACGACCTCGCGCTCTGGTCCTGGCCGGCCACGGCCTACCCGGCGACCGACGCCCGCCCGATCTACGCCAAGCCCCAGCCCGCGACGGACGGGTCGCTGCTGGTGGAGCAGAACTACACCCGGGTCGGTACGGACCGTATCGACCAGCTCTTCGACGAGGCCGTCTCCGAGCTGGACGAGAGGAAGGCCCGCGACCTGATGAAGCAGGTCGACTCCCGGATCTGGGCCGCGGCGGCCTCCATTCCTCTCTACCAGCGCCCGGAGCTGGTGGCCGCGAAGCACGACCTCGCCAACGCGGGCGCCTTCGGCTTCTCGGCACCGCGCTACCAGGACATCGGCTTCGTGAAGGCGGGACCGGCGCACGGCGCGGAACGGAACTGAGGCGGCGGCTCCGCATCGCGCCATACCGGCCGGTGGCGTGCGGGCGGCTACCCGGCCGCGTGCTCCTCGGGGTGGGTGTCCCTCGCCGCGCCGCCGGAGGTCCCGCGCCGGGGCCCGCCGGAGCTCCCGCGACCCGGGACCGCCGGGCCGGTGGCCGCAGGCGGGGGCGCGGGCCGGGGCCCGTGCGCGACCCGTCACGTCCGGTAGCGGCCGGGACCGGAAGGGCCCGCGCGCGCCCGGCGCCCCATCGGCTGCGGTGCGGGGCCGGAGCCGCACCGGCCCCGCCGCGGAACCCTTCGCTCCGGTGATCCGGACCTCAGAAGCCGCTCAAGTCCCTTGCCTGCCGGAGCTCCCGGCGGGCAAGGTCGTCACGGGTCGGATCGGCCCGGGAAGCCCCGTGCGCGGCGGCCCCGTACCATGGACACAGCCGTGGCGCGTCCGCCCGGCGGGCGTAAGAGGAAACAGACGCCGCATCCCACGACCCGAGAGAAGCGCAAGCCACCCATGCCCACGCGCCACGACATCCGCAACGTCGCCATCGTCGCCCACGTCGACCACGGCAAGACGACCATAGTCGACGCCATGCTGAAGCAGGCCGGAGCCTTCGCCGCGCACCAGCTCGACTCCGTCGACGACCGGGTCATGGACTCGAACGACCTGGAGCGTGAGAAGGGCATCACGATCCTCGCCAAGAACACGGCGGTGAAGTACCACCCCAAGGACGGTGGGGCCCCCATCACCATCAACATCATCGACACCCCCGGCCACGCCGACTTCGGCGGCGAGGTCGAGCGCGGCCTGTCGATGGTCGACGGCGTGGTGCTGCTGGTGGACGCCTCCGAGGGCCCGCTCCCGCAGACGCGCTTCGTGCTCCGCAAGGCGCTCCAGCGCCGGATGCCCGTCATCCTGTGCATCAACAAGACCGACCGCCCGGACTCCCGGATCGACGAGGTCGTCAACGAGACCTACGACCTCTTCCTCGACCTGGACGCCGACGAGGACCAGATCGAGTTCCCGATCGTCTACGCCTGCGGCCGCGACGGCATCGCGTCGCTGACCAAGCCGGAGGACGGCACCGTCCCGGCCGACAGCGAGAGCCTGGAGCCCTTCTTCTCCACCATCCTGGCGCACATCCCCGCGCCTACGTACGACGAGGACGCCCCGCTCCAGGCCCACGTCACCAACCTCGACGCCGACAACTTCCTCGGCCGCATCGCGCTGCTGCGCGTCGAGCAGGGCGAGCTCCGCAAGGGCCAGACCGTGGCGTGGATCAAGCGCGACGGCTCGATCTCCAACGTCCGCATCTCCGAGCTGATGATGACCGAGGCGCTCACCCGCAAGCCCGCCGAGGTCGCGGGCCCCGGTGACATCTGCGCCGTCGCCGGCATCCCCGACATCATGATCGGCGAGACCCTGGCCGACCCGGAGAACCCGGTCGCGCTGCCGCTGATCACGGTCGACGAGCCCGCGATCTCCATGACCATCGGCACCAACACCTCCCCGCTCGTGGGCCGCGGCGCCACCGGCAAGGGCGCGGACAACAAGGGCGGCGTCAAGGACCGCAAGGTCACCGCCCGCCAGGTGAAGGACCGCCTCGACCGCGAGCTCATCGGCAACGTCTCGCTCCGCGTCATCGACACCGAGCGCCCCGACGCCTGGGAGGTCCAGGGCCGTGGCGAGCTGGCCCTGGCGATCCTCGTCGAGACCATGCGCCGGGAGGGCTTCGAGCTGACGATCGGCAAGCCCCAGGTGGTCACCAAGGAGGTCGACGGCAAGCTGCACGAGCCGGTCGAGCGCATGACCATCGACGTGCCCGAGGAGCACATGGGCGCCGTCACCCAGCTCATGGGTGTCCGCAAGGGCCGGATGGACAACATGTCGAACCACGGCTCCGGCTGGGTCCGCATGGAGTTCGTGGTGCCGTCCCGCGGCCTGATCGGCTTCCGCACCGAGTTCCTGACGAACACCCGCGGCACGGGCATCGCCCACTCGATCCACGAGGGTCACGAGCCGTGGTTCGGCAACCTGCAGACCCGCAACAACGGCTCGCTGGTCGCGGACCGGTCCGGTGCCGTCACCGCCTTCGCCATGACGAACCTCCAGGAGCGCGGCGTGCTCTTCGTCGAGCCGGGCACCGAGGTCTACGAGGGCATGATCGTCGGCGAGAACTCCCGCTCCGACGACATGGACGTGAACATCACCAAGGAGAAGAAGCTCACGAACATGCGCTCCTCCACGGCCGATGTCGCGGAGTCCATCGTCCCGCCGCGCAAGCTGTCGCTGGAGCAGTCGCTGGAGTTCTGCCGCGACGACGAGTGCGTCGAGGTGACCCCGGAGGCGGTGCGCATCCGCAAGGTGAACCTGGACGCCCGTGAGCGCGCCCGCGCCGCCTCGCGGGCCAAGCACGGCTGATCCGCGTCACCTCCTCGGCAGAGGCCCGGCTCCCCCGGACACGGTGGGTGCCGGGCCTCTCGTCAACCTCATTTCGGCCACCGGCCCCGACCCCCTGTTCGCATATCGGACACTGTTCTCCGGAACTTGTGTCAAGGGTCCGTTTCGCGGGTGTCTGTCTCTGATCGCTTTGTCCGGATTTCGGGCCGACGGGCTCCGCCGATGTTGTCAAAACGAGACCCTTTAAGTGTGGTTTACGGCCCTCGCCTCCTTAATAGTTGGCTCCGTTGAGCTCGGGTCAATGGGTCAAGCGCGGTGGGGAGCGCCGGCTCACGAGCACACTCGCGGTACTTGACGGGCGCGCTGTCAGGGGTGTCAGCGCGCGTAGACAGAGTGCCCTTCTTGTAGTGACTAGTGGACTCATGAGGAGGAACCCATGCGCGGTGCCAAGAGCGCCAAGTGGGTGGCCGGTGCGATCGTCGTCGCGATGGCGGCCACCGCCTGCGGCGGTGGCAGTGGTGACGACGAGGGCAAGAAGAGCCCGTCGGGCAAGCCCGAGGGCTACGTCTCGATCGACGTCGGCGAGCCGCAGAAGCCGCTGATCCCGGCCGACACCAACGAGAGCCTCGGCTCCTACGTCATCCAGTCGCTCTTCACCCAGCTGCTGGACTTCGACGCCAAGGGCGAGATCGTCTACACGAACGCCGAGTCCGTCACCACCACCGACTCGAAGACCTGGACCGTCAAGCTGAAGTCCGGCTGGAAGTTCCACAACGGCGAGGCCGTCACCGCGCAGTCCTACGTCGACGCGTGGAACTGGTACGCCAACATCAAGAACCAGCAGCAGAACAGCTTCTGGTTCTCGGACATCGCCGGCTACGCCGACGTCCACCCCGAGAAGGGTGAGCCGAAGGCCGACAAGATGTCGGGTCTGAAGGTCGTGGACGACACCACCTTCACCATTACGCTGACCGAGAAGGTCCCGTACTTCAACTACAAGCTGGGCTATGCCACCTTCGCCCCGCTCCCGAAGGTCTTCTACGACGACCCGAAGGCGTTCGGCAAGAAGCCGATCGGCAACGGTCCGTACAAGTTCGAGAAGTGGACCCACAAGAAGCTGATCCAGGTTGCGGCCAACCCTGACTACCAGGGCCCCAACAAGGCGCAGAACAAGGGCATCCAGTTCAAGAACTACGCGACCGTCGAGGCCGCGTACCAGGACGTCGTCTCCGGCAACCTGGACATCATCCGCCAGGTGGGCCCGACCGACCTGCCGAAGTACAAGCAGGACCTCGGCGAGGGCGCCATCGAGCAGCCGTACGCGGCGATCCAGACCCTCGTCCCGGCGTTCTACACCGCGACGTTCAAGGACATGGACCCGAAGGTGCGCCAGGGCCTGTCCATGGCGATCGACCGTGAGACGATCACCAAGACCGTCCTCAACAGCACCCGCACCCCCGCGACGAGCTTCACGCCGCCGCAGGTCAAGGGCAACCAGGACCTGGGCACGGACGTGTTCACGTACAACCCGGCCAAGGCGAAGCAGCTGGTGACCGAGGGCGGCGGCGTCCCGGGCAACAAGATCTTCATCCAGTACAACTCCGACGGTGGCCACAAGGAGTGGGTGACCGCCGTCTGCGAGTCCATCCGCAAGGCGACCGGTGTCGACTGCATCGGCGACGCCAAGCCGGACTTCGCCACGGACCTCGAGGCCCGTGACAACGACCAGGTGAAGTCGATGTACCGCGGCGGCTGGGTGGCCGACTACCCGGTCAACGTGAACTTCATCAAGGAGCTCTACCACTCCGGCGCCGAGGCGAACAACGGTCGCTTCAAGGACGCCGCCATCGACAAGATGATGGCGGAGGCCGACAAGGCCAACTCCCTCGAGGAGTCCGTGAAGGGCTACCAGGAGGTCGAGAAGAAGCTGCTCGAGAAGATGCCGGCGATCCCGCTGTGGTACTACCGGATCAACGGTGGCCACGGCAAGGGCGTCGACAACGTGGAGGTCGACTTCCACGGTGACCTCGAGCTGACCGGAGTCACCGTCAAGTAACCCTTGACGGGTCCCAACCCCACTCGGCCATCACCCGCCGCCGTCGGTCATCCGGCGGCGGCGGTGGTCCGGGGGCATGTGTGCTGCGCATCAGCGCCCCTGGGCCGGTAAACCCCTCACGGAGGCACCTATGGGGCGCTACGTCGCACGACGACTGCTCCAGATGATCCCGGTGTTCATCGGGTCAACATTTTTGATCTTCGCCATGATGTACGCGCTTCCCGGCGACCCCGTCAGAGCGCTCATGGGAGACCAGGCTTTCGACCCCGCCATTCTCGAGGCGAAGCGGCATGAGCTCGGTCTCGACCTCCCCCTGTGGCAGCAGTACGTGAACTACCTGACCGGTCTGCTGCAGGGCGACTTCGGTACGGAGATCGGCAGTGGTCGCCCCATCTCCGAGATCATCGGTCAGGCGTTCCCCGTCACCGTACGGCTGACGCTGTTCGCCTTCGCCTTCACGGTGATCGTCGGTATCGGACTCGGCATCGTCGCGGGCCTCAAGCCCGAGTCGGTCCGCGACCGCGGCCTCCTCGGCCTCACCCTGGTACTGATCTCGATGCCCTCCTTCGTACTGGGCTACCTGATGCAGTACCTGTTCGCCTTCCAGTTGGGGCTGATCACCCCGACCGTGCAGGACTCCGAGAGCTTCGGCGACCTGTTCCTGCCGGCGATCGTCCTCGGCTCGCTCTCCCTGGCCTACGTGGCCCGTCTGACCCGTACGTCGATGGCGGAGAACCTGCGAGCCGACTACATGCGCACCGCGGTGGCCAAGGGCCTGCCGCGCCGCCGCATCGTCGGCGTCCACCTGATGCGCAACTCGCTCGTCCCCGTGGTCACCTTCCTCGGCACCGACATCGGCAACCTGATGACCGGCGCGATCGTCACCGAGGGCATCTTCAACGTGCAGGGTGTCGGTGACGCCATCTACGAGGCGCTGTTCCGCCGCGAGGGCGCCACGGTCGTCGGCATCGCCTCACTGATCGTCCTCGTCTATCTGCTCGCCAGCCTGCTCGTCGACCTGCTCTACGCGGTCCTGGACCCGAGGATCCGGTATGCCTGAGAAGACCGCAGCCACCGGGGTGTCCGCCGAGGCCAAGGTCACCGCCGCCGCGCCGGACGCCGTCGCCGCGGCCGTGGCCGCCAAGCCGGAGAAGGCGCGCAGCCTCTGGTCCGACGCCTGGGGCGACCTGCGCCGCAACCCGCTGTTCCTGATCTCCGCCGCGCTGATCGTGCTGCTGCTGACGATCTCGGCCTTCCCGGGCCTGTTCACCTCCGCCTCGCCGCGCGACGCGGACCTGGCCAACCACTACCTGCAGCACCCGAACTGGGGCCACTTCTTCGCCCCGGACTGGTTCGGCTACGACGGCCAGGGACGTTCCATCTACGCCCGCGTCATCTACGGCGCCCGCGCCTCGATCATCGTGGGTGTCGGCGTCACCGCGCTGGTCACGATCCTCGGCACCATCGTGGGCATGCTGGCCGGCTACTTCGGCGGCCTCACCGACTCGCTGCTGTCGCGCATCACCGACATCTTCATGGGCATCCCGTTCCTGCTCGGTGCGCTCGTCGTGCTGACCAGCTTCGAGAACCGTGCCATCTGGGTGGTCATCCTCGCCCTGGTGTTCCTCGGCTGGACCACGATCGCCCGTGTCGCCCGCGGCGCGGTCATCAACATCAAGCAGGCGGACTACGTGGTGGCGGCCAAGGCGCTCGGCGCCTCCACCACCCGCATCCTGCTGCGGCACGTCCTGCCCAACGCGCTCGCCCCGATCATCGTCGTCGCCACGATCGCCCTGGGCGGCTACATCGCCGCCGAGGCGACGCTGTCGTTCCTCGGTGTCGGCCTGGCCGAGCCCACCGTGTCCTGGGGCGTCGACGTCTCCAGCGGACGCGAGCAGCTCCGAAACGCGCCCTACGTCCTGA
The Streptomyces tirandamycinicus DNA segment above includes these coding regions:
- a CDS encoding fumarate reductase/succinate dehydrogenase flavoprotein subunit, whose product is MTELERQQWDVVVVGAGGAGLRAAIEAREAGARTAVICKSLFGKAHTVMAEGGIAASMGNVNPRDNWQVHFRDTMRGGKFLNQWRMAELHAQEAPDRVWELETWGALFDRTGDGKISQRNFGGHEYPRLAHVGDRTGLELIRTLQQKIVSLQQEDEREFGDYEARLKIFQECTVTRVLKDGDRVSGAFCYERESGRFFVLEAPAVVLATGGIGKSFKVTSNSWEYTGDGHALALLAGAPLLNMEFVQFHPTGMVWPPSVKGILVTESVRGDGGVLRNSEGKRFMFDYVPDVFKEKYAESEEEGDRWYEDPDNNRRPPELLPRDEVARAINAEVKAGRGSPHGGVFLDVSTRMPAEVIRRRLPSMYHQFKELADVDITAEAMEVGPTCHYVMGGIAVDSDTAAAVGVPGLYAAGEVAGGMHGSNRLGGNSLSDLLVFGRRAGLHAAEYAAGLAGRLPAVDGEQIDAAAAEALRPFSAEGPEPDTPPENPYTLHQELQQTMNDLVGIIRRESEMAQALKKLAELRVRARRAGVEGHRQFNPGWHLALDLRNMLLVSECIARSALERTESRGGHTREDNPAMEREWRRINLLCRLADRSPSFGPVEPGAPPADPVRGQIDLARKTAEPIRPDLLALFEKEELVKYLAEEELYE
- a CDS encoding ABC transporter family substrate-binding protein, translated to MSEVDAPRGRACSRTPRLRTPGDRSGRTLPGRTRTLRSVALLTSGVLVLPVLAGCTSGEDGSGAVAVPSDIGHTGRDRIEKGGTLRWAVDSAPTTLNAFQADANSATGRVTGAVLPSLFTLDQRGRPQLNPDYLESAELVDREPKQVVLYKLNQEAVWTDGREIGAPDFVAQWRALSGKDTAYWTARNAGYERIEKIERGKSDLEVRVTFARPYADWRSLFSPLYPKETMGTPASFNDGARSELPVTAGPFALQKLDGEEGTVTLVRNPRWWGDPAKLDSIVLRAVPRDRRAAALATGDVDIAEIDRGVADRIAVAHKDPEGGSGGSGPGAASATAGESGGGSEQERSAGAAGAAGAAGAAGAAGETADGGGPLARGRGDAGPTRFSSEQTGLRGFVVRKSLEPAYTQLALNGESGPLADERVRRAVARALDRRALAETVLKPLGLPAKPVGSHLALAGQPAYADSSGALGGQDTEEAQALLADAGWTPEGARAADSGTKAGPEQSPAAGSPAAQSPAVQSPAAQSPAVHGPAAQSPAAQSPAAGSPAQEGGPAAQGPAAQGPSAPSAGVRGPSAPSPGVQGPSAAGAPAPGAPQSPPAAGAAGAGSADGAAAPGGGGDDKPGARGPVALPGGSDGDKAMPEAYGREGGVAGAYAPVGTRAPGRNPVAGPLGKDGQPLNLRFVLPSGPGSEPLRTVADRIRTMLDRIGISTEVKKVADESFFKDHIASGHYDLALWSWPATAYPATDARPIYAKPQPATDGSLLVEQNYTRVGTDRIDQLFDEAVSELDERKARDLMKQVDSRIWAAAASIPLYQRPELVAAKHDLANAGAFGFSAPRYQDIGFVKAGPAHGAERN
- the typA gene encoding translational GTPase TypA, which encodes MPTRHDIRNVAIVAHVDHGKTTIVDAMLKQAGAFAAHQLDSVDDRVMDSNDLEREKGITILAKNTAVKYHPKDGGAPITINIIDTPGHADFGGEVERGLSMVDGVVLLVDASEGPLPQTRFVLRKALQRRMPVILCINKTDRPDSRIDEVVNETYDLFLDLDADEDQIEFPIVYACGRDGIASLTKPEDGTVPADSESLEPFFSTILAHIPAPTYDEDAPLQAHVTNLDADNFLGRIALLRVEQGELRKGQTVAWIKRDGSISNVRISELMMTEALTRKPAEVAGPGDICAVAGIPDIMIGETLADPENPVALPLITVDEPAISMTIGTNTSPLVGRGATGKGADNKGGVKDRKVTARQVKDRLDRELIGNVSLRVIDTERPDAWEVQGRGELALAILVETMRREGFELTIGKPQVVTKEVDGKLHEPVERMTIDVPEEHMGAVTQLMGVRKGRMDNMSNHGSGWVRMEFVVPSRGLIGFRTEFLTNTRGTGIAHSIHEGHEPWFGNLQTRNNGSLVADRSGAVTAFAMTNLQERGVLFVEPGTEVYEGMIVGENSRSDDMDVNITKEKKLTNMRSSTADVAESIVPPRKLSLEQSLEFCRDDECVEVTPEAVRIRKVNLDARERARAASRAKHG
- a CDS encoding peptide ABC transporter substrate-binding protein yields the protein MRGAKSAKWVAGAIVVAMAATACGGGSGDDEGKKSPSGKPEGYVSIDVGEPQKPLIPADTNESLGSYVIQSLFTQLLDFDAKGEIVYTNAESVTTTDSKTWTVKLKSGWKFHNGEAVTAQSYVDAWNWYANIKNQQQNSFWFSDIAGYADVHPEKGEPKADKMSGLKVVDDTTFTITLTEKVPYFNYKLGYATFAPLPKVFYDDPKAFGKKPIGNGPYKFEKWTHKKLIQVAANPDYQGPNKAQNKGIQFKNYATVEAAYQDVVSGNLDIIRQVGPTDLPKYKQDLGEGAIEQPYAAIQTLVPAFYTATFKDMDPKVRQGLSMAIDRETITKTVLNSTRTPATSFTPPQVKGNQDLGTDVFTYNPAKAKQLVTEGGGVPGNKIFIQYNSDGGHKEWVTAVCESIRKATGVDCIGDAKPDFATDLEARDNDQVKSMYRGGWVADYPVNVNFIKELYHSGAEANNGRFKDAAIDKMMAEADKANSLEESVKGYQEVEKKLLEKMPAIPLWYYRINGGHGKGVDNVEVDFHGDLELTGVTVK
- a CDS encoding ABC transporter permease — its product is MGRYVARRLLQMIPVFIGSTFLIFAMMYALPGDPVRALMGDQAFDPAILEAKRHELGLDLPLWQQYVNYLTGLLQGDFGTEIGSGRPISEIIGQAFPVTVRLTLFAFAFTVIVGIGLGIVAGLKPESVRDRGLLGLTLVLISMPSFVLGYLMQYLFAFQLGLITPTVQDSESFGDLFLPAIVLGSLSLAYVARLTRTSMAENLRADYMRTAVAKGLPRRRIVGVHLMRNSLVPVVTFLGTDIGNLMTGAIVTEGIFNVQGVGDAIYEALFRREGATVVGIASLIVLVYLLASLLVDLLYAVLDPRIRYA